A genomic region of Gemmata massiliana contains the following coding sequences:
- the hflX gene encoding GTPase HflX — protein sequence MTISKAFDTQREEFSVASEKAVLVSVALPERPWPNEADPCDEIRGLAESAGATVVGQLTQRRHDVQLATYLGSGKVGELHELVEGADADVVIFDNDLLPGQARNLEHALGVKVLDRSELILDIFASRARTAESKLQVELAQLEYSLPRLKQMWTHLSRQKGGGIGLRGPGETQLESDRRLVQHRIRDLKHKLNEVLARKEREVKSRSEEHTISLVGYTNAGKSQLMNTLTKAGVYVKNQLFSTLDTRTRQWHIRDWGRVLLSDTVGFIRDLPHHLVASFKATLSEARHAKLLLHVVDASSPQAEDHIRAVTTVLKELDCDQKPTLLVLNKIDKLADRSLLTLLEAHHPRAIAVSGLTGEGIARLEDAVMEALAEDFAEAEIVTDSGNGRVLAFLNAHAEIYRQEFRDDVNEVVIRCHLPKHLLHHIAGPTVKVRFVEREKPITVDTPERESA from the coding sequence ATGACCATCAGTAAGGCATTCGACACCCAGCGGGAAGAGTTCTCGGTCGCGAGCGAAAAAGCGGTGCTGGTCAGCGTCGCGCTCCCGGAACGGCCCTGGCCCAACGAGGCCGACCCGTGCGACGAGATCCGCGGCCTGGCGGAATCGGCCGGGGCGACTGTGGTGGGGCAACTCACTCAACGGCGCCACGACGTGCAACTCGCAACATACCTCGGCAGCGGTAAGGTCGGTGAGTTGCACGAGTTGGTCGAGGGTGCGGACGCGGACGTGGTCATCTTCGACAACGATCTGCTACCCGGTCAGGCGCGCAACCTCGAACACGCGCTGGGCGTGAAGGTGCTCGACCGGAGCGAACTGATCCTCGACATCTTTGCGAGTCGGGCGCGCACGGCCGAATCGAAGCTTCAGGTCGAACTCGCGCAACTCGAGTATTCGCTCCCGCGTCTCAAACAGATGTGGACCCACTTGTCGCGTCAAAAAGGCGGCGGGATCGGGCTCCGTGGTCCGGGTGAAACGCAGCTCGAAAGCGACCGCCGACTCGTTCAGCACCGCATCCGCGACCTCAAGCACAAACTCAACGAGGTGCTCGCGCGCAAGGAGCGCGAGGTGAAGAGCCGGTCCGAGGAGCACACGATTTCGCTCGTGGGTTATACGAACGCGGGCAAGTCGCAGTTGATGAACACGCTGACTAAGGCGGGCGTGTACGTGAAGAACCAACTGTTCTCCACGCTCGACACGCGCACGCGCCAGTGGCACATCCGTGATTGGGGCCGCGTGCTGCTCTCCGACACGGTCGGGTTCATCCGCGACCTGCCGCACCACTTGGTCGCATCATTCAAGGCGACGCTCTCCGAGGCGCGGCACGCGAAACTGCTGCTGCACGTCGTGGACGCGAGCAGCCCGCAGGCCGAGGACCACATCCGCGCGGTGACCACCGTGCTGAAAGAGTTGGACTGCGATCAGAAGCCGACGCTTTTGGTTCTGAACAAGATCGACAAACTCGCGGATCGTTCGCTGCTCACCCTGTTGGAAGCCCATCACCCTCGCGCGATCGCGGTGAGCGGGCTAACGGGCGAGGGCATCGCGCGCTTGGAAGATGCGGTGATGGAGGCGCTGGCCGAGGATTTCGCGGAAGCCGAGATCGTCACGGATTCGGGTAACGGCCGGGTGCTGGCGTTCCTGAACGCGCACGCGGAAATCTACCGCCAAGAGTTCCGCGACGACGTGAACGAAGTCGTGATCCGGTGCCACCTGCCGAAGCACTTGCTCCACCACATCGCCGGCCCGACAGTAAAAGTGCGTTTCGTGGAGCGCGAGAAGCCGATCACCGTGGACACGCCCGAACGTGAAAGCGCGTGA